The segment CCGGCGCCGGGCGTCAGGCCGGCGTGACGGCGAGCTCCACGACGGCCCACGACAGGGCGGGCAGCGTCAGCCGGGCGGCGGAGCCGTCGACCGTCACGCCCTCGAGCGGCACGAGACCCACGGCATCCTGCGCGTCGACGGTGTTGGCCGTGTGGCGCGATCCGCCCTCGGGAACCTCGAGAAGCTCGGCGCGGAGCACGCGACCCGCGGCGAACCCGTTGAGCGCGAGCGACACGTCGGCGCTCTCCTCGAGCGAGCGGTTCGCGAGGAAGAAGGCGATGCGGCCGGTCTCCTCGTCGTAGGTGGCGCTGACGTCGACGAGGTCGGCGTCGCCGAAGCGCTCGGTGTCGATGCGGTCGGAGTCGACGCTGGTCCGCAGGATCTGCCCGGTCGCGAGGGCGGCCATGCGCGCGAACGGCCAGAAGATCGTCTGCTTCCAGGCTGGCCCGTTCTCCTCCGAGCGGATCGGGGCGATCACGTTGACGAGCTGCGCCTGGTTCGCGATCGACACGCGGTCGCCGTGGCGCAGGAGCGAGTTGAGCAGCGTTCCGACGACCACCGCGTCGGTGACGTTGTAGCTGTCCTCGATCAGACGGGGGTGCTCACGCCAGCCCTTCGACACGTTGTGCGGCTGGTCGTCGGTGTCGAGACCGGTCTGGTACCAGACGTTCCACTCGTCGAAGGAGAGGTTGATGTACTTCTTCGCCTTGCGCTTGGCGCGGACCGCGTCGGCCGTCGCGACGACGGACTCGATGAAGTAGTCCATGTCGACGGCGCTGGCGAGGAACGAGGCGGCGTCGCCGTCGTGCTCCTGGTAGTAGGCGTGCATCGACATGTAGTCGACCTCGTCGTAGGCGTGCGAGAGGACCGTGTGCTCCCAGGCGCCGAAGGTCGGCATGCCGGAGTTCGACGAGCCGACCGCGACGAGCTCGATCGACGGGTCGACGAACTTCATGGCCTTGGCGGCCTCCTGCGCGAGGCGGCCGTACTCGTCGGCCGTCTTGTGGCCGATCTGCCAGGGGCCGTCGAGTTCGTTGCCGAGGCACCAGAGCTTGATATCGAACGGGTCTTTGGCGCCGTTCGCGATGCGGCGGTCGGAGAGGGCCGTGCCGCCGGGGTGGTTGGCGTACTCGACGAGCTCGCGAGCGGCGTCGACGCCGCGCGTGCCGAGGTTGATCGCCTCCATGATCTCGACGCCGGCCTCCTTCGACCACTCGGCGAACTCGTGCAGGCCGAACGCGTTCGACTCGACGGTGTGCCAGGCGCCGTCGAGACGGCGGGGGCGGTCCTCGACGGGGCCGACGCCGTCCTCCCAGTTGTATCCCGAGACGAAGTTCCCGCCGGGGTAGCGGACGACCGTCGCGCCGAGCTCCTTGACGAGGGACAGGACGTCGCGGCGGAAGCCGCGCTCGTCGGCCTCGGGGTGCCCGGGCTCGTAGATGCCCGTGTAGACGCAGCGACCCATGTGCTCGACGAACGAGCCGAAGAGTCGCCGCGGCACCGGGCCGATGGTGAAATCGCGGTCGATGGTGATTCGTGCGCGGGACATGCATCTCCTTGAGTACATCGTTGTAACGGGCTGCGGACAGCGTAGCGCCTCGCGACGTCCGGCGTCACGGGTCACGTCTCACCGTCGGCGCGTGCTCGCCCGGGACACGATCTCGTGCGGGATGACGACGGCCCGCGGCGGCAGGCTCCGGTCGGCGATCCGGTCGGCCAGCAGATCGAGGGTCGCGACCGCGAAGGCGCGCTTGTCGAACGACACCGACGTGAGCGGAGGAGTGGCGTAGCGCGCCGCCGTCACGTCGTCGAAGCCGACCACTGAGAGGTCGTCGGGGACGCGGATCCCGCGCGATCCGAGCGCCGAGAGGACTCCCGCCGCCATCGTGTCGGTGAACGCGAAGACGGCGTCGAAGGTCACGCCGTCGTCGAGGGCCTTCAGGACGCTCTCGCCCGCCAGGCCGGGCACCCAGTCGAGGACGACCAGCTCCAGGCTCGGGTCGTTCGGCACCCCGGCCACGGACAGGGCCTGCCGGTAGCCGCGGATCCGCGACAGCGCCGTCGCCGTGGCGAACTCCGCGGCGGGGGCGCCGACCACGGCGATCCTGCGATGGCCGAGACCCAGCAGATGCGCGGTCATGTCGTGCGCGGCGGTGGTGCTGTCGAGGCCGACGCGGTCGACCAGATCCTGCTCGACCTCGCCGATGACGACGACCGGCGGGAGGTCGTCGGCGCCGACGATCGCGCTCGACTCGAGGTTGATCGGGTTGAGCACGAGGCCGTCCACGAGGTGCTCGCGGCCCTTCGAGAGGAGCTCGCCCTCCCGCTCCGGTCGCTTGCCCGTCTGCTCGAGCTGGATGCTCCAGCCTTTCTCGTGCGCGACCTCGACGAACTGGTCGAGCATCTCGGCGCTGTACTCGGTCGAGACGTCGGGGAAGGCGAGCGCGATGGCGCCGGTCCGCCCGTTGCGGAGGCCGCGTGCGCTCAGGTTGGGCACGTACTTCAGGTCGGCGATGGCGCTCTCGACCCGCGCCCGCGTCTCGGGCCGCACGAAGACGACGCCGTTGATGACGTTGGAGACCGTCTTCGGGGAGACTCCGGCGGCGACGGCCACATCTCTGACAGTTGCACGCATTCGCTCAGGCTAGCGCCCCGGAGAGGGTCGCCCGGCTCAGTTCGCCGAGGCCTGGGCCAGCACCTTCTGGATCCGCTGCAGCGACACCGACTCGGCCGGCCGGAGATCCTGGGCGAAGAGCGACAGGCGGAACTCCTCGAGCATCCACCGGGCCCGGACGAGGGGCGCAGGAGCCTCGGGGTCGGGCGGGAACGTGCCTCCGGCGTCGACGTACCGAGCCGTCGCCTGCTGCACCTCGACCATCCACGCCCGGTCGCGGGCGGGGTTCTCCACGAGCTTCGCGACGCGCCGCTGGATCCCGACGAGGTAGACCGGCACCCGCTGGAGCTGCTGGAGCCCCGTCGCCGACACGAAGCCGGGGGCGAGGAGCCGGTCGCGCTGCTCCCGCGCGTCGGAGAGGGCGGGGATGAGCGCCATGCTCGTCGCCTGCTTGAGCGCCCGGTCGGCGTCGCGCGCGGCGGTGAGGGTGCGGGCGACGAGCGAGACCGTCTGGAACATGGAGTCCATGACGGCCTGCGACACCCGGTCGCGGACCGTCTCGAACTCCTTCTTGGTGAACAGGAGCCCGTCGGGCTTCACGCGGTAGAGGACGTCGTCGACGACCGCCGCGAGGCAGTCCGCGAAGAGCGCCGCGGTGTTCTGGTACGGGCTGGTCGCGAGGATCAGCTTCTCGGGCGAGGTCAGGTGCTGCTGCACGTAGGCGACGGGGGAGGGGACCGCGAGCAGCAGGAGGCGGCGGACACCCCGCGGCGTCGCGAGCGCCTGATCGCGGGCGGTCGCCATCAGCCGGATCGACACGGAGGAGCCCTCGTCGACGAGCGCCGGGTAGGCCCGCACCGTCGTGTCGCCGTGGCGCGTGTCGAGGGTCTGCGGGAGGTCGTCGAAGTCCCACTTCGTGATGTCGGAGCGCTGGATCGTGGGCCCCTCGCTCTTCACCTCGGTGGCGCGCGCGACCGAGGTGCGCGTGTCGGCGGCGAGGGAGCGCTGCAGGGCGCCCAGGTCTTTGTCGAGTCCGACGACCCGGCTGTTCTCGTCGACGACGGCGAACGTCACCCGGAGGTGCGCGGGCACGCGGGAGACGTCGAAGTCGGCGGCGGTCACGGGCGTGTAGGTGAGCCGTCGGACGACCTCGGCGAGCGTCGCGGTGAACGGTTCCCGGGCATCCTGCGGGGGCTCGGGCGGGAGCTCGGCGGTGATCTTCGCGGCCCAGTCGGCGGCGGGGACGACGTTCTTCCGGATCTGCTTCGGGAGCGACTTGATCAGCGCCGTCACGAGCTCGTCGCGGAACGCGGGGACCTGCCAGTCGAACCGGAGCGGCTCGAGGCGGGCGAGAAGCGGGAGCGGCACGAGGACCGTCACGCCGTCGTCGTGGGAGCCGGGCTCGAAGCGGTACCGCAGCGTCAGCTGCTGGTCGCCCTGGCGCCAGGACGACGGGTAGGCGGCGTCGTCGACGTCGGGTTCGTCCTCGCCGAGGAGGTCTTCCGCCTTCATGGTCAGAAGGTCGGGGGTGTCGTGCCGGGCCTTCTTCCACCAGCCCTCGAACGACCGTGTGGACGAGACGTCGGCCGGCACCCGGCGGTGGTAGAACTCGAAGACCGCGTCGCCGTCGACGAGGATGTCGCGCCGGCGGGTCCGCTCCTCGATCTCGGTGAGCTCGTCGACGAGGGCCTCGTTGGCGCGCTGGAAGGCCTGCGAACTCTCCCAGTCGCCCTCGACGAGCGCGTGCCGGAGGAAGAGCTCGCGGGCGTAGACCGGGTCGATCCGGTTGAACTGCACGCGCTGGCGGGGGATGATCGGCACGCCGTAGAGGGTGACGCGCTCGAACGCGACGACGGCGCCCTGCTTCTTCTCCCAGTGCGGCTCGGAGTGGCTGCGCTTGACCAGGTCGCCGGCGATCGGGGCGGCCCAGGCGGGGTCGATGGCGCCGTTGACCCGGGCGAAGAGTCGGCTCGTCTCGACGAGTTCGGCGCTCATGATCGCGATCGGCTGCTTCTTCGCGAGGGCGCTGCCGGGGAAGATGACGAACCGCGACTGGCGGGCGCCGACGTAGTCCTTCTTCTGGAGGTCTTTCAGGCCGATCTGGCTGAGAAGGCCGGCCAGGAGCGACTTGTGCACGCCGTCGGGGTTGGTGCTGGGCGCACCGACATGGAGGCCCAGCGATTTCGACGCCCGGACGAGCTGCCGGTAGACGTCCTGCCACTCGCGGATGCGCAGGTAGTTGAGGAACTCCGATCGGCAGAGGCGCCGGAACGCGCTCGAGCCGAGCTCCTTCTGCTTCTCCTCGAGGTAGTTCCAGAGGTTCAGGAAGGTCAGGAAGTCGCCGGAGGGGTCGGTGAACCGGGCGTGCTGCTGGTCGGCCTGCGGACGGCGCTCGAGCGGCCGCTCCCGGGGGTCCTGGATGCTGAGGGCCGCGACGATGGCCATGACCTCGCGGGTCGTTCCGTGCTGCTTCGACTCGAGCACCATCCGGGCCAGCCGCGGGTCGATCGGAAGCCGGGTGATCTGGTGGCCGATGCGCGTGATGCCGCCGTTCGCGTCGACGGCGCTCAGCTCGCGGAGGAGGTCGAGGCCGTCCTTGATGCCGCGGGAGTCGGGCGGCTGGAGGAACGGGAACCGCGCGATGTCGCCGAGGCCGAGCGAGATCATCTGCAGGATGACGGCCGCGAGGTTGGTCCGCAGGATCTCCGGCTCGGTGAACTCGGGGCGCCGCGAGAAGTCCTGCTCCGAGTAGAGCCGGATCGCGATGCCGTCGCTCGTGCGCCCGGAGCGCCCCGACCGCTGGTTGGCGCTCGCCTGCGAGATCGCCTCGATCGGGAGTCGCTGCACCTTCGCCCGCGTGGAGTAGCGGCTGATGCGGGCGGATCCGGCGTCGACGACGTACCGGATGCCCGGGACGGTAAGGCTCGTCTCGGCGACGTTCGTGGCGAGGACGATGCGCCGCCGGATTCCCGGGGTCCGGGAGGACTCGAAGACGCGGTGCTGATCGGCGGCGCTCAGGCGCCCGTAGAGCGGCAGCACCTCGGTGAAGGGCAGGTTGCGACCGCGGATCGCCTCCTCGGCGTCGCGGATCTCGTTCTCGCCGGAGAGGAAGACGAGCACGTCGCCGTTCCCCTCGCGGGCGAGCTCGTCGAGGGCGTCGTTGATGCCCTGCAGCACGTCGCGGTCGTCGGAGCGGACCGACGAAGGTTCGTCGTCGAGGTCGTCGTCTCCGGCCGGGGCGTCGTCCTCCGCGACCAGCGGACGGTAGCGGATCTCGACGGGGTAGGTGCGTCCCGAGACCTCGATGATCGGGGCGCCGTCGAAGTGCTTCGAGAACGACTCCGGGTCGATGGTGGCGCTCGTGATGATGAGCTTCAGGTCGGGGCGCCGGGGGAGGAGCTGCTTGAAGTAGCCGATGAGGAAGTCGATGGTGAGGCTGCGCTCGTGCGCCTCGTCGATGATGATCGTGTCGTACTTCGTGAGCTCGCGGTCGAAGTGGATCTCGTTGAGCAGGATGCCGTCGGTCATCAGCTTGATCCGCGTGTCGGGCCCGACCTCGTCGGTGAAGCGCACCTGGTAGCCCACGAGGCCGCCGATCTCGCCGCCCAGCTCGTCGGCGATCCGCTCGGCGACGGTCCGCGCCGCGATGCGGCGGGGCTGGGTGTGGCCGATCATCTCGCGGCCGAGCTCCAGACAGATCTTCGGCAACTGCGTCGTCTTGCCGGAGCCGGTTGCCCCCGCCACGATGACCACCTGGTTGTCGCGGATCGCGGCCGCGATGTCGTCGCGGCGCTGGCTGACCGGCAGCTCCGGCGGGAAGGTGATCGTGGGATTCATGAGCCCTCGAGTCTACTTCCCGCAGGATGCCCGTCGGATCCTCGAGGAGGCTGGCTGATACATCGTATTCATGCAACACTCGATGCATGATGGTGTCAGAGCCGCGCATCGGGATCGACCGTACCGTCGCCCTCGTCGGGGGTGGGGCGCTGGCCGTGGGCGTGCTCCTCGGCTGGCGGCCACCGGGGCTCGTGCCGGGTCTCGGCCTGGTCGCGGGGCTGCTCTTCCCCCTGGGTCTCGCGGTCCTCGCCTTCGGGCTCCCCGGGAGGCCGGGAGCCTTCGGTCACTCGCGCGTCGTGCGAGCGAGCATCGGCGCGGCCGCGGCACTGACCGCTGTCGGCGTGCTCCTCGGGCTCAGCCTCACGTCCGTCGACTCGGCTCTCGCGGTGGGAACCCCGGCGACCGACGCTCTCTGGATGATCCTGAACGAGCTGCCGACCGTCCTCCTCGTCGTGGCCGCCGTGGCGGTGCGCCGGTCGGAGGGGGCGACGCGCGACGCCCAGCGGGGCCTGGCCGTGCTGGCCGTCGCGTCGGTCGCCGTGCAGCTCCTCGGCCTCGTGGTCGCCCTCCTCGGGAGCGCCCTGCCGAACGACGAGTTCCAGACCCTCGCCTCGCAGCTCTTCATCGTCTTCGACGTGCTCCAGGCGGTGACCCTCGCCGTCGGCCTCTGGTTCGCGTGGCCGTTCCTCGGCCCCCTCCTGCATCGCTTCGTCGCCTTCGTCACCCGGGTCCGCCGGGCTCACGTCGACTCGACCCCGTAGCGGTGCGGTCCGGGCCCGAGGGGGGTGTGGCCGGTCTCAGGATGCTTCCGTATGATTCGAGAATCACTCGTGCCCACCTCGATCAGGTGGAGCCGTCAACGGAGACGAAGAGGCCGTCAGATGAACGACAACCCGAACAGCCACCACTCGAGCGCATCCGTCGCGAGCATCCTCAAGGAATCGGCCGACCGATTCCCGGACGCCGTGGCCGTCGTCGTCGGGCCCAGCAAGACCACCTACCGGCAGCTCTGGGACGAGACCCGGGCCTACGCCGGAGCGCTGCGCGCCAAGGGTGTCACCGAGGGCAGCAAGGTGGCCATGCTGATCCCGAACGTCGCCGACTTCCCCCGCGTGTACTACGCGGTCCTCTCCCTCGGTGCCGTCGCGGTGCCGATCCACGCCCTGCTCAAGCAGCACGAGATCGAGTACGTGCTCCGCGACTCCGGCTCGACCATGCTGGTCTGCGCCGCCCCGCTCCTGGCGGAGGGCGCCGCCGGTGCCGGGCTCGCCGGCGTCGACGTCGTGACCGTCCTCGCTCCGGCCGACCTCGCCACCGGCTTCGACCGTCTCGAGGCGCTCGCCGAGGCGGCCGAGCCCCTCGACACCTACGTTCCGCGCGACGCCTTCGACACCGCGACGATCCTCTACACCTCGGGGACGACGGGCAAGCCCAAGGGCGCCGAGGGCTGCCACTTCTCCCTGCTCGAGCAGGTCAACGTGCTCCTGCTGAGCACGTTCCAGATGTCGGCCGGCGACAAGGTCCTCGGGGCGCTCCCGCTCTTCCACACCTTCGGTCAGACCTGCACGATGAACGTCGCGTTCCGCGCCGGTGCCACCGTGGTCATGGTGCCGAAGTTCGACGGCGACACCGCTCTCAAGGTCATGGTCGACGAGGGCTGCGACATCTTCATGGGCGTGCCGACCATGTACATGGCGCTCCTCGACGCGGCGACCCGCACCGAGGCGCGGCCGACCCTGAAGTACGCCATCTCCGGCGGAGCCTCGCTCCCGCTCGCCGTCATCGACCGGTTCCAGGAGGTCTACGGCGCCGAGATCCACGAGGGCTACGGCCTGACCGAGACCTCGCCCGTCGCCACCTTCAACCACGTCGGGCGCCCGACGCGTCCCGGCACCATCGGCACGCCGATCTGGGGCGTCGACGTCGAGATCGCCGACCCGTCGGTGGAGGACGCCATCGTCTTCATGCCCACCGGAGCCATCGGCGAACTCGTCGTCCGCGGCCACAACATCATGAACGGCTACCTGAACCGCCCGGAGGACACCGCGGCCGCCATCGTCGACGGCTGGTTCCGCACCGGCGACCTCGGCACGAAGAGCGACGACGGCTACATCACCATCGTCGACCGCACGAAGGACATGATCATCCGCAACGGCTACAACGTGTACCCGCGGCAGGTCGAGGAGGTCCTCGCCTCGCACCCGGACGTCACGATGGCCGCCGTCTTCGGCGTGCCCCACGAGATGCACGGGCAGGAGATCGAGGCGGCCGTGGTGCTGAAGCCGGGATCGACCGCGACGCCGGAGGAGCTGATCTCCTTCGTCAGCGACGAGATCGCCGCCTACAAGTACCCGCGGGTGGTCCACCTGGTGGAGTCGCTGCCCCTCGGTCCGAGCGGCAAGATCCTGAAGCGCGAGCTCGTCGCCCGCTTCGCGACCCAGCCGGCCTGACGCGCTGAGGGCCGTCCGAAACCGATCACGGCCTCGTGATGAAGCCCTTCTGCAGCATCCACTCGTAGGCGACGTCCGCGGGCTCCTGCCCCTGGACGTCGACCTTGAGGTTGAGCTGACGCATCACGGTGTCGGTGAGGTCGGGCGAGATCCGGTCGAAGACCTGCTTCAGCTGCGGATACTTCGTAAGCGTCGCGGTCGAGAAGACCGGCGCTGCGTTGTAGGCCGGGAAGAACGTCCTGTCGTCCTTCAGCACCGTCAGGTCGAGCGCGTCGATCCGGCCGTCGGTCGTGAACACCTCGCCGAAGTTGCAGGTGCCGCGGTCGGTGGCCGTGTAGACCGTGCCGGTGTCGAGGATGCTGACGTTCCTGGCCGGGACACCGTCGGGCCCCGAGGAGCCGAGTTTCAGGCCGTAGTGCGCGAGCATCGGCTTGAAGCCGTCGGCGCGGGAATTGAACTCCGCCTCGACGCAGAAGGTGCGCTCGGAGACGGGGAGCGACTTGATCTGCGAGAGCGACGTGATGCCGCCCAGCTTCGACACGGCCTCGGAGCGGACGGCCATGGCGTAGGTGTTGTTGAGGGGCGCGGGCGGGAGCCAGGTCAGGCCGTTCGCCGCGTCGGCGTCGCGGACCGCCTCGTACTGCTTCGTCTTGTCGGGGATCCCGGCCTTGTTGCCGAGGAAGGTCAGCCACGCGGTCCCGGTGTACTCGTAGGTGACGTCCGCGCCGCCGTCGATCATCAGCTGCCGGACGGCCACGCTGCCGGGCACGTTGGTCATGTCCGTGACCTGGAACCCGGCGGCCTGCGCCGCGAGGACGCCGATCTTCCCGAGGATGAGCTGCTCCGTGAAGTTCTTCGACGTCAAGGTGATCGCGGCGTCTTCGGGCAGTCCCGAGATCTTCTGGATCGACCCGGGCGCCACCGCCGGGACGAAGGCGGTCGCGGGCTGGAGGCCGCAGCCCGTGAGAGCGAGCCCCGAGGCCGCCAGGACGGCGACGAACGGGAGTCGGCGGTGACGGCGGGGGAGCGGAAAGCGGGTCATCGGAGGCCTTTCGGGCTGGCGGTGTGCTCGACGACGCGGCCCAGCCAGTCGATCAGGAGCGCCAGGAGCGCGATCAGGAGCGCGCCCGACACGAGGACGCGGGGGAGGAAGAGGTTGACGCCGGTCGTGATGAGGAGGCCGAGTCCGCCCGCGCCGATGAAGGTGGCGAGTGCGGCCGAGCCGACGAGCAGCACGAGCGCCGTGCGGATCCCGGAGAGCATGACGGGCACGGCGAGGGGCAGCTCGACGCGCAGGAGCACGGCGAACGACGACATGCCCATGCCGCGGCCGGCCTCGACGAGTCTCGGGTCGACGCTCTGGATCCCGATCATCGTGTTCCGCAGCACCGGCAGGATCGCGTAGGCGACGAGCGCCACGACGGCGGCCCAGAACGTGAAGCCGAGCCAGAACGCGAGCAGCACGATCAGACCGATGGCCGGCGCCGCCTGGCCGATGTTCGACAGGGCCAGGACGATCCCGCTCGCGCGGTTCAGCG is part of the Frondihabitans sp. 762G35 genome and harbors:
- a CDS encoding LacI family DNA-binding transcriptional regulator, giving the protein MRATVRDVAVAAGVSPKTVSNVINGVVFVRPETRARVESAIADLKYVPNLSARGLRNGRTGAIALAFPDVSTEYSAEMLDQFVEVAHEKGWSIQLEQTGKRPEREGELLSKGREHLVDGLVLNPINLESSAIVGADDLPPVVVIGEVEQDLVDRVGLDSTTAAHDMTAHLLGLGHRRIAVVGAPAAEFATATALSRIRGYRQALSVAGVPNDPSLELVVLDWVPGLAGESVLKALDDGVTFDAVFAFTDTMAAGVLSALGSRGIRVPDDLSVVGFDDVTAARYATPPLTSVSFDKRAFAVATLDLLADRIADRSLPPRAVVIPHEIVSRASTRRR
- the arfA gene encoding arabinosylfuranosidase ArfA — protein: MSRARITIDRDFTIGPVPRRLFGSFVEHMGRCVYTGIYEPGHPEADERGFRRDVLSLVKELGATVVRYPGGNFVSGYNWEDGVGPVEDRPRRLDGAWHTVESNAFGLHEFAEWSKEAGVEIMEAINLGTRGVDAARELVEYANHPGGTALSDRRIANGAKDPFDIKLWCLGNELDGPWQIGHKTADEYGRLAQEAAKAMKFVDPSIELVAVGSSNSGMPTFGAWEHTVLSHAYDEVDYMSMHAYYQEHDGDAASFLASAVDMDYFIESVVATADAVRAKRKAKKYINLSFDEWNVWYQTGLDTDDQPHNVSKGWREHPRLIEDSYNVTDAVVVGTLLNSLLRHGDRVSIANQAQLVNVIAPIRSEENGPAWKQTIFWPFARMAALATGQILRTSVDSDRIDTERFGDADLVDVSATYDEETGRIAFFLANRSLEESADVSLALNGFAAGRVLRAELLEVPEGGSRHTANTVDAQDAVGLVPLEGVTVDGSAARLTLPALSWAVVELAVTPA
- a CDS encoding ABC transporter permease, producing the protein MSDVVTATRTGAASTWRGLVVQPVAIAVVLGIFVVWLRTADLTDVERSTLNPADLLAYTGQHLALTFVSAVIVLVIAIPLGILLTRPPLNRASGIVLALSNIGQAAPAIGLIVLLAFWLGFTFWAAVVALVAYAILPVLRNTMIGIQSVDPRLVEAGRGMGMSSFAVLLRVELPLAVPVMLSGIRTALVLLVGSAALATFIGAGGLGLLITTGVNLFLPRVLVSGALLIALLALLIDWLGRVVEHTASPKGLR
- the hrpA gene encoding ATP-dependent RNA helicase HrpA — translated: MNPTITFPPELPVSQRRDDIAAAIRDNQVVIVAGATGSGKTTQLPKICLELGREMIGHTQPRRIAARTVAERIADELGGEIGGLVGYQVRFTDEVGPDTRIKLMTDGILLNEIHFDRELTKYDTIIIDEAHERSLTIDFLIGYFKQLLPRRPDLKLIITSATIDPESFSKHFDGAPIIEVSGRTYPVEIRYRPLVAEDDAPAGDDDLDDEPSSVRSDDRDVLQGINDALDELAREGNGDVLVFLSGENEIRDAEEAIRGRNLPFTEVLPLYGRLSAADQHRVFESSRTPGIRRRIVLATNVAETSLTVPGIRYVVDAGSARISRYSTRAKVQRLPIEAISQASANQRSGRSGRTSDGIAIRLYSEQDFSRRPEFTEPEILRTNLAAVILQMISLGLGDIARFPFLQPPDSRGIKDGLDLLRELSAVDANGGITRIGHQITRLPIDPRLARMVLESKQHGTTREVMAIVAALSIQDPRERPLERRPQADQQHARFTDPSGDFLTFLNLWNYLEEKQKELGSSAFRRLCRSEFLNYLRIREWQDVYRQLVRASKSLGLHVGAPSTNPDGVHKSLLAGLLSQIGLKDLQKKDYVGARQSRFVIFPGSALAKKQPIAIMSAELVETSRLFARVNGAIDPAWAAPIAGDLVKRSHSEPHWEKKQGAVVAFERVTLYGVPIIPRQRVQFNRIDPVYARELFLRHALVEGDWESSQAFQRANEALVDELTEIEERTRRRDILVDGDAVFEFYHRRVPADVSSTRSFEGWWKKARHDTPDLLTMKAEDLLGEDEPDVDDAAYPSSWRQGDQQLTLRYRFEPGSHDDGVTVLVPLPLLARLEPLRFDWQVPAFRDELVTALIKSLPKQIRKNVVPAADWAAKITAELPPEPPQDAREPFTATLAEVVRRLTYTPVTAADFDVSRVPAHLRVTFAVVDENSRVVGLDKDLGALQRSLAADTRTSVARATEVKSEGPTIQRSDITKWDFDDLPQTLDTRHGDTTVRAYPALVDEGSSVSIRLMATARDQALATPRGVRRLLLLAVPSPVAYVQQHLTSPEKLILATSPYQNTAALFADCLAAVVDDVLYRVKPDGLLFTKKEFETVRDRVSQAVMDSMFQTVSLVARTLTAARDADRALKQATSMALIPALSDAREQRDRLLAPGFVSATGLQQLQRVPVYLVGIQRRVAKLVENPARDRAWMVEVQQATARYVDAGGTFPPDPEAPAPLVRARWMLEEFRLSLFAQDLRPAESVSLQRIQKVLAQASAN
- a CDS encoding long-chain-fatty-acid--CoA ligase, translated to MNDNPNSHHSSASVASILKESADRFPDAVAVVVGPSKTTYRQLWDETRAYAGALRAKGVTEGSKVAMLIPNVADFPRVYYAVLSLGAVAVPIHALLKQHEIEYVLRDSGSTMLVCAAPLLAEGAAGAGLAGVDVVTVLAPADLATGFDRLEALAEAAEPLDTYVPRDAFDTATILYTSGTTGKPKGAEGCHFSLLEQVNVLLLSTFQMSAGDKVLGALPLFHTFGQTCTMNVAFRAGATVVMVPKFDGDTALKVMVDEGCDIFMGVPTMYMALLDAATRTEARPTLKYAISGGASLPLAVIDRFQEVYGAEIHEGYGLTETSPVATFNHVGRPTRPGTIGTPIWGVDVEIADPSVEDAIVFMPTGAIGELVVRGHNIMNGYLNRPEDTAAAIVDGWFRTGDLGTKSDDGYITIVDRTKDMIIRNGYNVYPRQVEEVLASHPDVTMAAVFGVPHEMHGQEIEAAVVLKPGSTATPEELISFVSDEIAAYKYPRVVHLVESLPLGPSGKILKRELVARFATQPA
- a CDS encoding glycine betaine ABC transporter substrate-binding protein yields the protein MTRFPLPRRHRRLPFVAVLAASGLALTGCGLQPATAFVPAVAPGSIQKISGLPEDAAITLTSKNFTEQLILGKIGVLAAQAAGFQVTDMTNVPGSVAVRQLMIDGGADVTYEYTGTAWLTFLGNKAGIPDKTKQYEAVRDADAANGLTWLPPAPLNNTYAMAVRSEAVSKLGGITSLSQIKSLPVSERTFCVEAEFNSRADGFKPMLAHYGLKLGSSGPDGVPARNVSILDTGTVYTATDRGTCNFGEVFTTDGRIDALDLTVLKDDRTFFPAYNAAPVFSTATLTKYPQLKQVFDRISPDLTDTVMRQLNLKVDVQGQEPADVAYEWMLQKGFITRP